The following proteins come from a genomic window of Gimesia chilikensis:
- a CDS encoding M56 family metallopeptidase, whose protein sequence is MNGFHEFLNHPLVTHWGAVLLHFVWQGAALALLAWVVLWMCQRQSAQLRYLLATGCLFLMLLCPVITWLNLGEHIQRETPAAGAQSTTNAAPFAHVPEVGTTSTDRLLQGAESPAASRAPSSTDAKPFPPNEPGLFQVSALVNTLPWLVAVWACGVVILSLRMIGGWLIARNHVSNGNPLRDTWTARVNQLADLVELTRAIRWIESSVVQVPQALGWVKPVILLPASLFTTLTPAEIECLLLHELIHLRRHDFLVNLLQCLIETLFFYHPGVYWLSRRIRLERELACDAAVVALTADKLTFSRALLSLAEQAQLPSPALAATGSDLTIRIHALLGLKRAGSGSGIALWICLALCMFSLGLVSRANVALQQVVKSPVVESVHSHDAAPSIERFVTDGVPVPDLSGKVLDLAGKPVAGATVYLRQSMRARSGRGIPRPWQDLARTTTDAQGKFRFVDVLDVEQDRVFDPVDLVALKDGYALGWKHVLTTRPVTNIRLTLEKPTAATGRVIDEAGQPVAHAEVRLKHLMSLRHITQADLEQGRWPSWKDRQFVALDGFRDAPVATTDATGRFELKGLVAERGLCLQVSHPEYLLHDLYAATVPQLAPEMEALSKRPVQTGEIAVTLEPGYRLRLRVVDDETGTLIPGVRYIPDQQSYQVPPRQHDPDGVIEITHLKQPQFLATVYPPEHTAYLAYSNLFTWPAETRLLEVEIRLPKGIPVRGRVINEATGAGVPDAPVAWNLQQSQFIPETPHLHPLHVVTTDADGYFLVHCPSGEFAFQTRGRMRGFQFNSSQPQPAKRVSVSQKGPDSQPVIELQPAPRIQLIIKDPQGQPVPGADIRTAATSTRSVQLMDGSVIQSFIPIHGVSDARGEYRLDQLFMTDSSDQEKQLHEVVIRNADDTLGAQLLVQRPPQNAPLEQPIEVQLQQLGFVEGRTVHEPTGAPIAGTRIVLYRKQQGDRDTYTAVGELTTTAADGSFRLKGVLPGLEHYLSLSHTRYKTPNGIHLRFQTTSGNTHDFGQISLGDLNSPSSGAE, encoded by the coding sequence ATGAATGGATTCCACGAATTCCTGAATCATCCGCTGGTGACCCACTGGGGCGCCGTACTGCTGCACTTCGTCTGGCAGGGAGCCGCGCTCGCGCTGCTGGCCTGGGTGGTACTCTGGATGTGTCAGCGGCAATCGGCTCAACTCCGCTATCTGCTGGCCACCGGCTGCCTGTTCCTGATGCTGCTCTGCCCTGTCATCACCTGGCTGAACCTGGGAGAACACATTCAGCGCGAAACGCCGGCCGCAGGAGCTCAATCGACGACAAACGCCGCTCCGTTCGCCCACGTTCCAGAAGTGGGAACTACTTCAACAGACAGACTTCTTCAGGGAGCAGAGTCTCCTGCAGCGTCCAGAGCACCGAGCTCGACTGATGCAAAGCCGTTTCCCCCAAACGAACCAGGTCTCTTCCAGGTTTCTGCTCTGGTAAACACGCTCCCCTGGCTGGTCGCAGTCTGGGCTTGTGGCGTGGTCATCTTATCTTTGCGAATGATCGGCGGTTGGCTGATCGCACGCAACCATGTCAGCAACGGCAATCCCCTACGCGATACATGGACTGCCCGCGTGAACCAACTGGCAGATCTGGTTGAGCTCACGCGTGCCATCCGCTGGATCGAATCCTCCGTGGTCCAAGTGCCGCAAGCGCTCGGCTGGGTCAAGCCGGTCATTCTCCTGCCGGCATCCCTGTTTACAACACTCACTCCCGCAGAGATCGAGTGCCTGTTACTGCACGAACTGATCCATCTCCGCCGCCACGACTTTCTGGTCAATCTCCTGCAATGCCTGATTGAAACCCTGTTCTTTTACCATCCGGGAGTCTACTGGCTCTCCCGCCGCATCCGGCTCGAGCGGGAACTCGCCTGCGATGCCGCGGTCGTCGCACTCACCGCAGACAAACTCACCTTTTCCCGGGCACTGCTTTCCCTCGCCGAACAGGCGCAACTCCCGTCACCTGCCTTAGCAGCAACAGGCAGTGATCTCACCATCCGCATTCACGCCCTGCTGGGGTTGAAACGCGCTGGTTCAGGATCGGGGATTGCTCTCTGGATCTGTCTGGCTCTCTGCATGTTCTCACTCGGGTTGGTATCCCGGGCAAACGTAGCATTACAGCAGGTAGTGAAATCACCGGTAGTAGAATCGGTCCACAGTCACGATGCAGCGCCGTCGATTGAGCGGTTTGTCACAGACGGTGTGCCGGTTCCCGATCTGTCTGGAAAGGTCCTCGATTTGGCTGGAAAACCTGTTGCCGGAGCCACCGTCTATCTGCGACAGTCGATGCGTGCCCGCAGCGGTCGGGGAATTCCCAGACCCTGGCAGGACCTGGCACGCACAACCACCGATGCACAGGGAAAATTCCGTTTTGTAGACGTACTGGATGTCGAACAGGATCGCGTGTTCGACCCCGTTGATCTCGTCGCTTTGAAGGATGGCTATGCCCTGGGCTGGAAGCACGTGCTCACCACCAGACCGGTGACCAACATCAGGTTGACCCTTGAGAAGCCGACTGCAGCAACGGGCCGCGTGATAGATGAAGCAGGTCAGCCCGTTGCCCACGCCGAAGTGCGCCTCAAACATCTGATGTCACTCCGGCACATCACACAGGCTGACCTGGAGCAGGGACGCTGGCCCAGCTGGAAGGATCGCCAGTTTGTCGCCCTCGATGGTTTCCGGGACGCGCCCGTGGCCACAACCGATGCCACAGGTCGCTTTGAACTCAAAGGGCTCGTCGCAGAGCGGGGACTTTGCCTGCAGGTCTCGCATCCCGAATACCTGCTGCACGATCTCTACGCAGCGACTGTTCCTCAACTGGCCCCCGAGATGGAAGCCCTGTCGAAACGTCCGGTTCAGACCGGCGAAATCGCAGTGACACTGGAACCGGGGTACCGTCTCCGTCTGCGGGTTGTCGATGATGAAACGGGAACACTGATTCCCGGAGTGCGATATATCCCTGATCAACAAAGCTACCAGGTCCCTCCCCGCCAGCACGATCCGGACGGCGTTATCGAAATCACGCATCTCAAGCAGCCGCAGTTCCTGGCAACCGTCTATCCGCCGGAACACACCGCCTACCTCGCTTACAGCAACCTCTTCACGTGGCCCGCGGAAACGCGTCTGCTGGAAGTCGAGATCAGGTTGCCAAAAGGAATTCCGGTCCGCGGTCGCGTGATCAACGAGGCAACAGGAGCCGGCGTGCCAGATGCCCCGGTTGCCTGGAACCTGCAGCAATCGCAGTTCATTCCTGAGACTCCGCACCTGCATCCACTTCACGTTGTGACGACTGATGCCGACGGCTATTTTCTGGTTCACTGTCCGTCGGGAGAATTTGCCTTCCAGACGAGGGGGCGCATGCGGGGTTTTCAATTCAACTCCTCGCAGCCACAGCCCGCAAAACGAGTCAGCGTCTCACAAAAAGGGCCTGACAGCCAACCTGTCATCGAACTGCAGCCGGCACCCCGCATTCAACTTATCATCAAAGATCCCCAGGGCCAACCGGTCCCTGGGGCCGACATTCGCACTGCGGCAACCAGTACACGATCGGTTCAGTTGATGGATGGGAGCGTCATTCAAAGTTTTATACCCATTCATGGTGTCTCCGATGCACGGGGAGAGTATCGGCTCGATCAGCTCTTCATGACGGATTCCTCCGATCAGGAAAAACAGTTGCACGAAGTTGTCATCCGCAATGCCGACGATACGCTCGGCGCGCAATTACTGGTGCAGCGTCCCCCACAGAATGCTCCTCTCGAACAGCCAATCGAAGTCCAACTGCAGCAGCTCGGCTTTGTGGAAGGCAGGACTGTGCACGAACCAACCGGCGCGCCGATCGCCGGCACGCGAATTGTTCTCTATCGAAAGCAGCAGGGCGACCGCGACACTTACACGGCTGTCGGAGAACTCACGACCACCGCCGCCGATGGTTCTTTCCGCCTCAAAGGTGTGTTACCAGGACTCGAGCACTACCTGTCGCTCTCTCATACGCGGTATAAAACGCCCAATGGCATCCATCTGCGTTTTCAGACAACGAGTGGCAACACTCACGATTTCGGCCAAATCTCTCTCGGCGATCTGAATTCTCCCTCTTCAGGGGCTGAATAA
- a CDS encoding BlaI/MecI/CopY family transcriptional regulator produces MNQQRPKPTTAELEILSVLWEHGPATVRAIHEILSQGKETGYTTTLKILQKMADKGLVTRDESRRSHIYHAAIQAEQTQRQLIDDLVRQAFGGATEKLVMQALSLRKVTPAEIESLRKLLDQLEEKSE; encoded by the coding sequence ATGAACCAGCAACGCCCCAAACCCACCACAGCTGAACTGGAAATCCTCTCTGTCCTCTGGGAGCACGGGCCGGCGACCGTCCGGGCGATTCACGAAATCCTCTCGCAAGGCAAAGAGACAGGCTACACCACCACGCTCAAAATCCTGCAGAAGATGGCTGACAAAGGACTCGTCACCCGCGACGAATCCCGCCGGTCGCATATCTACCACGCCGCAATACAGGCGGAACAGACGCAACGCCAACTGATCGACGACCTGGTCAGGCAGGCGTTTGGCGGTGCCACTGAAAAACTCGTCATGCAGGCACTCTCCCTGCGCAAAGTCACCCCCGCGGAAATTGAATCTCTCCGCAAACTCCTGGACCAACTCGAGGAGAAATCAGAATGA
- a CDS encoding formylglycine-generating enzyme family protein produces MSATQPPADFNPYHKWLGIPEKKCPPTFYELLGISLDEDDRSVIESAAKRQRTHVEEYLGTEWNKFANQVISQIDEAELTLVSPELRREYDRKISLFKKRRKNRQIDPYAPRRARPAGGKSNRVVGEGSGLLRDYAGIVLILAIAFFGMAAASFWLPWGKLQADPEQSEQVNEPPVKKKEVVVKAEEPPEPQLGVGMEFKRLPAGTFVMGKKGNKSPNTLLHQVTISKPFDMGIHEVTQKQYEAIMGSNPSQYPGPDNPVDSISWHEANEFCQKLSARPEEKAAGNVYRLPTEAEWEYACRAGTSTVFCFGDDESLLGEYSWYKQTAQSTTHPVGKKKPNPWGIYDMYGNAYEWCHDWFEPYPSEPVTDPQGPETSRGRVLRGGGFSNSATFCGSGERAYVSPEINRHSYGFRVVRETASVQE; encoded by the coding sequence ATGAGCGCAACACAACCGCCTGCTGATTTTAATCCGTATCACAAATGGCTGGGCATTCCCGAAAAGAAATGCCCGCCAACATTCTATGAACTGCTGGGAATCTCCCTGGATGAAGATGACCGGTCCGTCATCGAATCAGCGGCGAAACGACAGCGGACTCACGTAGAGGAATACCTGGGCACGGAGTGGAACAAATTTGCCAACCAGGTGATCAGCCAGATTGATGAAGCAGAATTGACTCTGGTGAGCCCGGAACTGCGGCGGGAATATGATCGCAAGATCAGTCTGTTTAAAAAACGCCGGAAGAATCGGCAGATCGATCCCTATGCACCTCGTCGCGCTCGCCCAGCGGGAGGAAAAAGCAACCGGGTTGTTGGTGAGGGGAGTGGACTGCTCCGCGACTACGCGGGAATTGTTTTGATTCTGGCGATCGCATTTTTCGGAATGGCGGCAGCTTCTTTCTGGTTACCCTGGGGCAAACTGCAGGCTGATCCTGAGCAAAGTGAACAAGTCAACGAACCTCCCGTGAAAAAAAAAGAGGTCGTCGTGAAAGCAGAGGAACCTCCAGAACCTCAACTGGGCGTCGGAATGGAATTTAAACGTCTGCCGGCGGGAACTTTCGTGATGGGAAAAAAAGGAAATAAGAGCCCCAACACACTTCTGCACCAGGTAACCATCAGCAAACCATTTGATATGGGGATTCATGAGGTAACTCAAAAACAATATGAAGCCATCATGGGTTCCAATCCCAGTCAGTACCCAGGTCCGGATAATCCAGTTGACAGTATCAGCTGGCATGAAGCGAATGAGTTTTGCCAAAAGTTATCTGCCAGGCCAGAGGAAAAAGCAGCCGGAAATGTGTATCGCCTGCCCACGGAAGCAGAGTGGGAATACGCGTGCCGTGCTGGAACTTCCACCGTATTTTGTTTTGGGGATGATGAATCTTTATTGGGAGAGTATTCCTGGTACAAACAGACTGCCCAATCGACGACACATCCTGTTGGGAAAAAGAAACCGAATCCCTGGGGAATTTACGATATGTACGGCAACGCCTATGAGTGGTGCCACGACTGGTTTGAACCTTATCCTTCCGAGCCTGTGACTGATCCGCAAGGCCCCGAAACAAGTAGAGGCCGAGTTCTCCGTGGTGGTGGTTTCAGTAATAGTGCGACTTTCTGCGGTTCGGGAGAGCGTGCTTATGTTTCTCCGGAAATCAACAGGCATTCTTATGGTTTTCGGGTAGTGCGGGAGACGGCGTCTGTGCAGGAATGA
- a CDS encoding MBL fold metallo-hydrolase, which produces MGTTLHFINHASVIIEYNDGQNQQMVMTDPWFQQPAFGSWLPNPPTAFHPALLASLSYDHPNFSFLISHGHDDHFDDQWLKLFNKDIRIFTANYDAPSVRNRLKALGFHNVVEVTPELSVHDLFRIRCFINTDVSNDDSLYMITTPDSCIVHANDLWYPLKDEAVSIIKEEIATVPEGRSVYMSQSNSASGYPMTYPQIEDRSQILMEKVTKMTTQGLRNAKTVDAKYFLGYAGYSSIFVKGKEEYLDKAIFPSPHWMRSHYQELIDELGVEMLDMLPGDRFDFSEVQQNLWSKYSQDASIKNCTIDYYKQYDIINQCDTYHLTESLDKEEMVEKLEGFLTGFDQFVQRYLERKEFEKTIVGKVFTIEVEDMDITRSVKIGEGLVETDDFNKKMRVTPEVMTAILNKQILFENTSTGYEANFFREPLETYNRDFIVYLTMYSYVYKKSKDRATSTV; this is translated from the coding sequence ATGGGGACCACTCTGCACTTTATCAATCACGCTTCTGTGATTATCGAATACAATGACGGACAGAACCAGCAGATGGTGATGACAGATCCCTGGTTCCAGCAACCGGCTTTTGGCTCCTGGTTGCCTAATCCACCAACCGCTTTTCATCCGGCCCTGCTGGCCTCACTTTCTTACGATCACCCCAACTTCTCATTCCTGATCTCCCACGGTCACGATGATCACTTTGACGACCAGTGGCTGAAGCTGTTCAACAAAGACATCCGCATTTTTACCGCCAACTATGATGCCCCCAGCGTCCGGAATCGTCTGAAAGCACTGGGGTTCCATAATGTAGTGGAAGTCACTCCAGAGCTGTCTGTGCACGACCTGTTCCGCATCCGCTGTTTCATCAACACGGATGTCTCGAATGACGATTCGCTGTATATGATCACCACACCTGACAGTTGCATCGTGCATGCAAACGACCTGTGGTATCCACTCAAAGATGAAGCGGTTTCGATCATTAAAGAAGAGATTGCTACGGTTCCGGAAGGACGCTCGGTTTATATGAGCCAGTCCAATTCTGCCTCGGGCTATCCAATGACCTACCCACAGATTGAGGATCGGTCACAAATCCTGATGGAAAAGGTCACCAAAATGACCACCCAGGGATTGCGGAATGCCAAGACTGTCGATGCGAAATACTTTCTGGGGTATGCAGGCTATTCAAGTATCTTCGTCAAAGGGAAAGAAGAATACCTCGACAAAGCGATCTTCCCTTCTCCCCACTGGATGCGATCCCATTACCAGGAATTAATCGATGAGTTGGGTGTAGAGATGCTGGACATGTTGCCCGGAGACCGGTTTGATTTTTCTGAGGTGCAGCAAAACCTATGGTCGAAGTATTCACAGGATGCTTCGATCAAGAACTGCACCATCGACTATTACAAACAGTATGATATTATCAACCAATGCGATACCTATCACCTGACGGAGTCACTGGATAAAGAGGAAATGGTTGAGAAACTGGAAGGTTTCCTGACCGGTTTCGATCAATTTGTCCAGCGTTACCTGGAGAGGAAAGAGTTCGAGAAAACCATCGTCGGGAAGGTCTTCACCATTGAAGTGGAAGACATGGACATTACCCGCTCGGTGAAAATTGGCGAAGGGCTGGTGGAAACCGATGACTTCAATAAAAAGATGCGCGTCACTCCTGAAGTCATGACAGCAATTCTGAACAAGCAGATCCTGTTCGAAAATACGTCAACCGGCTACGAAGCGAACTTCTTCCGCGAGCCACTCGAAACGTACAACCGGGATTTTATTGTATACCTGACAATGTACAGCTACGTATATAAGAAATCCAAGGACCGAGCGACGTCAACTGTCTGA
- a CDS encoding HEAT repeat domain-containing protein produces the protein MGKIMHVSRFCSLLFCFYFIIPVVAPAADEVNHLVTLLKSEEPEVRYKAARSLQKLGPTAEPAIPPLIAALNDLGAPTKYDVQYLGPRVRNAASDALASIGRPTVPALIKALRDKDPATRAMAADTLAKLGPDANASFAELSRTLNDPESWVRDSAVAAIARVGAAPQVVVPLLEQKYRRADKDDYIRVSILESLANADPQATMVMPLLIEALDDSDGDVMAAAARTLGSYNNKARLAVNALSKSLTTTKVRWDSFADFGFTVPVRTDVVRALAAIGPPAKVAEPSLIRLMQQDENEITRIMSAAALVRISPEKTSARQAMTFLIQTLQDQEKAQAKAAEALGMIGNAAAVAALSETLQAPDESEFGSLRAAVARALGEIGPPAKTAVPALRAALREKKEWHFDVRIESALALGKIGPAAKSAIPDLIEASHSDDEHLQDLASEAIRKIKNSARQQNHADDAGEGSSERK, from the coding sequence ATGGGGAAGATCATGCACGTGTCTCGTTTCTGTAGCTTACTCTTTTGTTTTTACTTTATAATACCCGTCGTGGCCCCTGCTGCAGATGAGGTCAATCATCTGGTTACGTTATTGAAGTCTGAGGAACCTGAAGTCAGGTACAAAGCTGCCCGCTCGCTGCAAAAGCTCGGTCCGACAGCAGAACCCGCCATCCCGCCTCTGATCGCGGCCCTCAATGATCTCGGTGCCCCGACAAAATATGATGTTCAATATTTAGGCCCTCGTGTCAGGAATGCTGCATCCGATGCGCTGGCCAGCATCGGTCGTCCGACTGTCCCTGCGCTGATTAAGGCTCTGCGGGATAAAGATCCTGCAACTCGTGCCATGGCTGCCGATACACTCGCGAAACTGGGACCCGACGCGAATGCGTCGTTTGCTGAACTTTCCAGAACTCTGAATGATCCTGAATCCTGGGTACGCGACAGTGCCGTTGCTGCCATCGCCAGAGTAGGGGCAGCGCCGCAGGTGGTGGTACCTCTGCTGGAACAGAAATATCGACGTGCTGATAAAGACGACTACATTCGTGTGTCTATCCTGGAATCTCTGGCGAACGCGGATCCGCAAGCCACAATGGTCATGCCCCTTCTGATCGAAGCCTTAGACGATTCCGACGGCGATGTCATGGCGGCGGCAGCACGGACACTGGGAAGTTATAACAACAAGGCTCGACTAGCTGTGAATGCATTGAGTAAGTCGCTGACCACGACAAAAGTTCGCTGGGACTCGTTTGCCGATTTTGGATTTACAGTGCCAGTGCGCACCGATGTCGTCCGGGCACTGGCAGCAATCGGACCACCTGCAAAAGTGGCGGAACCCTCATTAATCAGGCTCATGCAACAGGATGAGAATGAGATCACACGCATCATGTCAGCTGCCGCACTCGTAAGAATCTCTCCTGAGAAAACCTCTGCCAGACAGGCAATGACGTTTCTGATCCAGACGCTGCAGGATCAAGAAAAAGCCCAGGCAAAGGCTGCTGAAGCCTTAGGCATGATCGGGAATGCCGCTGCGGTTGCAGCGCTCAGTGAAACCTTACAGGCTCCGGATGAATCAGAGTTTGGATCTCTCAGAGCCGCAGTCGCACGTGCGTTAGGAGAAATTGGACCACCTGCGAAAACAGCAGTCCCTGCGTTAAGAGCCGCGCTACGGGAAAAGAAAGAGTGGCATTTCGATGTCCGAATTGAGTCCGCGCTGGCACTGGGCAAAATCGGCCCCGCAGCGAAATCGGCGATTCCTGATCTCATCGAAGCCAGTCACTCAGACGACGAACATCTCCAGGATCTCGCCAGCGAGGCGATCAGAAAGATTAAGAACTCAGCCCGTCAACAGAATCATGCAGATGACGCGGGAGAGGGATCATCCGAAAGGAAGTAG
- a CDS encoding GntR family transcriptional regulator, with protein sequence MAAVVSKELMHGSRRQTLVQQVLLKFFQGEYQPNQRMTVQSLAREWNVSATPVREALVELEGIGIVEIYPNRGAVLRNFGARELREICQVRRILESEAARCACGHITPHELAQLEQIFTELSTAKRTVAWSEKTQEWDDYLHELIYRACDSERLVLEISRYKALHRTLRQVRHNKRQNVKDYDRMEENAEHLRIVQALASGDPEAAAQAMNDHLAQTPIGLVRDLFEQEA encoded by the coding sequence ATGGCTGCAGTTGTTTCCAAAGAGTTAATGCATGGATCCCGTCGCCAGACCCTGGTTCAGCAGGTCCTGCTCAAGTTTTTTCAGGGTGAATACCAGCCCAACCAGCGGATGACGGTCCAGTCCCTCGCCCGCGAATGGAACGTCAGTGCCACCCCCGTCCGCGAAGCACTCGTCGAACTGGAAGGCATTGGCATCGTCGAAATCTATCCCAACCGGGGCGCCGTCCTGCGGAACTTCGGTGCCAGGGAACTCCGCGAAATCTGTCAGGTCCGCCGCATCCTCGAGAGTGAAGCCGCCCGCTGTGCCTGCGGCCACATCACACCCCACGAACTCGCCCAGCTGGAACAGATCTTTACTGAGCTTTCCACGGCCAAGCGGACCGTGGCCTGGTCGGAAAAGACCCAGGAATGGGACGACTACCTGCACGAACTGATTTACCGCGCCTGTGACAGCGAACGGCTCGTGCTCGAAATCAGCCGCTACAAAGCCCTGCATCGCACACTCAGACAGGTCCGTCACAACAAACGGCAGAACGTCAAAGACTACGACCGTATGGAAGAAAACGCAGAGCACCTGCGCATCGTCCAGGCCCTCGCCTCAGGAGATCCGGAAGCAGCCGCCCAGGCAATGAACGATCACCTCGCCCAGACCCCCATCGGCCTGGTCCGCGATCTGTTCGAACAAGAGGCATAA
- a CDS encoding DUF1501 domain-containing protein, with amino-acid sequence MSAPQNPFPANRHLLNRRNFLGQTVSGLSSIAFSAMLAEQHLLAAEKEPRLTVGGKAPIRPEIDPGKPFAPRDAHFPAAAKNVIVIFCSGACSHLDTFDYKPSLVKMHGKPMPGGDKLVTFQGQQGNLTQSPWKFKPRGESGKMISDLVPHLGELADDICFLHSIKGKTNTHGPGENYMSTGFTLDGFPSMGAWTSYALGSENQDLPSYVAIPDPRGTPQASVNNWGPGFLPAAFQGTDFNAAQPIRNLDRPASINAKTDRATRSFLQRLNEQHLARFPGDSELAARISSYELAARMQLSVPEISDLSQESASTLHMYGIDDSENQLKAAYAKNCLLARRLIEKGVRFVQLFNGAYQTGGEGVSNWDGHKKIKDQYSIHGPVLDQPTAALIKDLKQRGLLEDTLVVWCTEFGRMPTFQKGASGRDHNPEGFTCWLAGAGVKAPFTYGATDEFGYKAVDNVVTVHDFHATILHLLGLDHERLTFYHNGLERRLTDVEGTVVKEILA; translated from the coding sequence ATGAGCGCTCCTCAAAACCCGTTTCCAGCGAATCGTCATCTGCTCAACCGCAGAAACTTCCTCGGTCAGACCGTCAGCGGTTTGAGCAGTATCGCTTTCTCCGCGATGCTCGCCGAACAGCATCTGCTCGCCGCGGAGAAGGAACCCCGGTTGACCGTGGGGGGCAAAGCCCCCATCCGGCCCGAAATCGATCCCGGCAAGCCCTTCGCCCCCCGCGATGCCCATTTCCCGGCCGCGGCGAAAAATGTCATCGTCATTTTCTGCTCTGGAGCCTGCAGTCATCTGGATACGTTCGACTACAAACCGTCGCTCGTCAAAATGCACGGCAAGCCGATGCCCGGCGGCGACAAACTCGTCACCTTCCAGGGGCAGCAGGGGAACCTCACTCAGAGTCCCTGGAAGTTCAAGCCGCGAGGCGAATCGGGCAAGATGATTTCCGACCTCGTGCCCCACCTCGGGGAACTGGCCGACGACATCTGCTTCCTGCATTCCATCAAAGGCAAGACGAACACACACGGTCCGGGCGAAAACTACATGTCGACCGGTTTCACCCTCGACGGCTTCCCCAGTATGGGCGCCTGGACCAGCTACGCTCTGGGGAGCGAAAATCAGGACCTCCCGTCCTACGTCGCGATACCCGATCCCCGCGGCACGCCGCAGGCCTCCGTCAATAACTGGGGGCCCGGCTTCCTCCCCGCGGCCTTCCAGGGAACCGATTTCAACGCTGCCCAGCCCATTCGTAACCTGGACCGTCCCGCGTCCATCAATGCAAAAACCGATCGCGCCACCCGCAGTTTCCTGCAAAGGCTCAACGAACAGCACCTGGCCCGTTTCCCCGGCGATTCCGAACTCGCAGCCCGCATCTCCAGCTACGAACTGGCTGCCCGGATGCAGCTCAGCGTCCCTGAAATCAGCGATCTCTCGCAGGAATCAGCCAGCACGCTGCATATGTACGGTATTGATGACAGCGAAAACCAGCTCAAAGCGGCTTACGCGAAGAACTGTCTCCTCGCCCGCCGCCTGATCGAGAAAGGCGTCCGCTTCGTTCAACTTTTCAACGGTGCTTACCAGACGGGCGGGGAAGGGGTCAGCAACTGGGACGGACACAAAAAGATCAAGGATCAGTACAGCATCCACGGTCCGGTCCTCGATCAGCCTACCGCAGCTCTCATCAAAGACCTGAAACAGCGCGGCCTGCTCGAAGACACGCTGGTCGTCTGGTGTACCGAATTCGGTCGCATGCCCACCTTCCAGAAAGGGGCCAGCGGTCGCGACCACAATCCCGAAGGCTTCACCTGCTGGCTCGCCGGTGCAGGGGTCAAAGCCCCCTTTACCTACGGAGCCACGGATGAATTCGGCTACAAGGCCGTCGACAATGTCGTCACCGTCCACGACTTCCACGCGACGATTCTCCACCTGCTCGGACTGGATCACGAACGCCTGACCTTCTATCACAACGGCCTCGAACGCCGACTCACTGATGTAGAAGGGACCGTCGTGAAAGAGATCCTGGCCTGA